The Burkholderia cepacia genome includes a region encoding these proteins:
- the tssF gene encoding type VI secretion system baseplate subunit TssF, translated as MEELLPYYERELSFLRRYSRDFAERYPKIAARLALSGEHCEDPHVERMIESFALLGARINKKLDDDYPEFTEALLEVLYPHYLRPFPSCSIAQFTPASPGQQTEPVVIGRGTELKSRPIRGVQCRFRTAYDVTLAPIRISEARYTPVALAPSATVLPSNATGVISITFESLAAQLDLGALKLPTLRAHLHGEQSFVAALTDCLFVNVLGAYVEPERNGRWTALRKLPIAHAGFDEDDALIDYPAKSHPAYRLLTEYFAFPDKFDFVDFDIAAIARATGRCQRATLHLVLQDVRSDSHVARLLELLTASHFRLFCTPIVNLFRQHGEPIRITHRAVSYPVIAEARRAFAYEVYSIDSVKLVRQQAHEESVIEFRPFYSLHHGESARIGHYWFARRNDWVAQKSPGYETEISIVDIDFEPTSPQTDTLSLDLTCTNRDLPAMLAFGLEGGDLFQEGGAQTSGISMLRRPTQSVRFERGRAAHWRLVSHLALNHVSLVAHGLAPLKEMLTLYDLRRTAVSMRQIDGLVGVEQRGAVQWLPGKPFATFVRGIEIRLTIDEEHFVGASLASFVRVLDSFFGLYVHLNSFVQLVVVSKRTGEEIIRCKPRTGESILA; from the coding sequence ATGGAAGAATTGCTGCCGTATTACGAGCGCGAATTATCGTTTTTGCGGCGCTATTCGCGAGATTTCGCCGAACGCTATCCGAAGATCGCGGCGCGGCTCGCGCTGTCCGGCGAGCATTGCGAGGATCCGCACGTCGAGCGGATGATCGAGTCGTTCGCGCTGCTCGGCGCGCGCATCAACAAGAAGCTCGACGACGACTATCCCGAATTCACCGAAGCGCTGCTGGAAGTGCTCTATCCGCACTACCTGCGGCCGTTCCCGTCGTGCTCGATCGCGCAGTTCACGCCGGCCTCGCCGGGCCAGCAGACCGAGCCGGTCGTGATCGGTCGCGGTACCGAGCTGAAGAGCCGGCCGATCCGCGGCGTGCAGTGCCGGTTCCGCACCGCCTATGACGTGACGCTCGCGCCGATCCGCATCTCGGAAGCACGCTACACGCCGGTGGCGCTCGCGCCGAGCGCGACGGTGCTGCCGTCGAACGCGACGGGCGTGATCTCGATCACGTTCGAGTCGCTCGCGGCGCAGCTCGATCTCGGCGCGCTGAAGCTGCCGACGCTGCGCGCGCACCTGCACGGCGAGCAGTCGTTCGTCGCCGCGCTGACCGACTGCCTGTTCGTCAACGTGCTCGGCGCGTATGTCGAACCAGAACGCAACGGCCGCTGGACCGCGCTGCGCAAGCTGCCGATCGCGCACGCCGGCTTCGACGAGGACGACGCGCTGATCGACTACCCGGCGAAATCGCATCCCGCGTATCGCCTGCTCACCGAATACTTCGCGTTCCCCGACAAGTTCGATTTCGTCGACTTCGACATCGCGGCGATCGCGCGCGCGACGGGCCGCTGCCAGCGGGCGACGCTGCATCTCGTGCTGCAGGACGTGCGCAGCGATTCGCACGTCGCGCGGCTGCTCGAGCTGCTGACGGCGAGCCACTTCCGGCTGTTCTGCACGCCGATCGTCAACCTGTTCCGCCAGCACGGCGAGCCGATCCGCATCACGCACCGCGCGGTGTCCTACCCGGTGATCGCCGAGGCGCGCCGCGCGTTCGCGTACGAGGTGTATTCGATCGATTCGGTGAAGCTCGTCAGGCAGCAGGCGCACGAGGAATCGGTGATCGAATTCCGGCCGTTCTATTCGCTGCATCACGGCGAATCCGCGCGGATCGGCCATTACTGGTTCGCGCGCCGCAACGACTGGGTCGCGCAGAAGAGCCCCGGTTACGAAACCGAAATCTCGATCGTCGACATCGATTTCGAGCCGACGTCGCCGCAGACCGACACGCTGAGCCTCGACCTCACCTGCACGAACCGCGACCTGCCGGCCATGCTCGCGTTCGGGCTCGAAGGCGGCGACCTGTTCCAGGAAGGCGGCGCGCAGACGAGCGGCATCTCGATGCTGCGCCGCCCGACGCAGAGCGTGCGCTTCGAGCGCGGCCGCGCCGCGCACTGGCGGCTCGTGTCGCACCTCGCGCTCAATCACGTGTCGCTGGTTGCGCACGGCCTCGCGCCGCTGAAGGAAATGCTGACGCTGTACGACCTGCGGCGCACCGCCGTGTCGATGCGCCAGATCGACGGCCTCGTCGGCGTCGAGCAGCGCGGCGCCGTGCAGTGGCTGCCCGGCAAGCCGTTCGCGACCTTCGTGCGCGGCATCGAGATCCGCCTGACGATCGACGAGGAGCACTTCGTCGGCGCGAGCCTGGCCTCGTTCGTGCGCGTGCTCGACAGTTTCTTCGGGCTATACGTCCACCTCAACAGTTTCGTTCAACTAGTCGTCGTGTCGAAGCGCACCGGCGAGGAGATCATCCGATGCAAGCCCCGGACCGGCGAATCGATCCTGGCGTAG
- a CDS encoding type VI secretion system Vgr family protein codes for MNITELIQAIRGGLIQQDRLLKMDIPSLPGNALVPRRAVTHSELGRDFSVTLDMVSTAGDIELKKLIAQPITLWIQQANKSYLPINGYIHTARRLGADGSLSSYQLTFASWMHFLKFRSDMRYWQDTSVDAVITDVFNAHPQAKGRFRFALSKPLPSRSYCRQSETDWNFVHRLMEDEGLFGFWRHDEDGNAHTLVVTDDLYAVDDMSPKSVGFYRAGTGSETDAFTQWAGSRTLQSALHTTRTFDYKTPSSPVNPKGTTLPTMADQGNLPEQAEVYEYTGAYTYLNQDRGEHLSKIRLEEWESRAKRFFGAGGVRGVDAGRRFVLTDHPEHDRDPDREREFAAIKVSRYIENNLPLSAQEAGFPHSLQNRLAQAKAGCADEAAFRVAHEDGSAGFYLVEVEAQRATVPYRSPFEHGKPVMQLETAIVVGPSGEEVYTDELNRIKVMFIWDRQNPGNERASCWVRVAQSDTGGGYGSVHVPRVGEEVLVGYLGGDCDRPIVLHRIYNGAVKPQWHSDGIMSGHRSKEYSGAGFNEMVLDDATGQNRARLFSSSANSLLHVGYLIEQNGNTRGAYLGTGFDLRTDAYGAVRAGQGLYVTTHPKQASSQPLDVSEAQQQLVNAEGLIEAMSQASQMHQAESLGDGHDALKAFTGATQNSVQGSSSGGRTAGGGTGSANAFKEPVMLFGSPAGVALSTQQSTHVAADRHVNLVSGQSTHIASGKSLVASVKQKLSLFVQNAGMKLFAAKGDVEIQAQNDNIEMVAQKTVKLLSATATLEGVAKQEILLTSGGAYIRIKDGNIEIHAPGKVDVKGGEHAFSGPTSLHKTFKMEGKKADMRIRYVDADGNVPHGEPIKFTTEDGTVHSVALDAEGRAELKDIDFDQFVANQITRSGE; via the coding sequence ATGAACATCACCGAATTGATTCAGGCGATTCGCGGCGGCCTGATCCAGCAGGATCGCTTGCTGAAGATGGACATTCCGTCGTTGCCGGGCAATGCGCTCGTGCCGCGCCGGGCCGTGACCCATTCCGAACTGGGCCGCGACTTCAGCGTCACGCTCGACATGGTGTCGACCGCCGGCGATATCGAACTCAAGAAGCTGATCGCCCAACCGATCACGCTCTGGATTCAGCAGGCGAACAAGTCGTATCTGCCGATCAACGGCTACATCCATACGGCCCGCAGGCTCGGCGCGGATGGCAGCCTGTCGAGCTATCAGCTGACTTTCGCCTCATGGATGCATTTCCTAAAGTTCCGCAGCGATATGCGGTACTGGCAGGACACGAGCGTCGACGCCGTCATCACGGATGTATTCAATGCGCATCCGCAGGCCAAAGGGCGGTTCCGGTTTGCGCTGTCGAAGCCGCTGCCTTCGCGCTCCTATTGCCGCCAAAGCGAAACCGACTGGAACTTCGTGCATCGCCTGATGGAAGACGAGGGACTGTTCGGCTTCTGGCGGCATGACGAGGACGGCAACGCACACACGCTCGTCGTGACCGACGACCTGTATGCGGTCGACGACATGTCGCCGAAGTCCGTTGGATTCTATCGGGCGGGAACCGGCAGCGAAACCGACGCATTCACGCAGTGGGCCGGTTCGCGGACCCTGCAGAGCGCGCTGCACACGACGCGCACGTTCGACTATAAGACGCCGTCCTCTCCGGTCAATCCGAAAGGTACGACGTTGCCGACGATGGCCGATCAAGGGAATCTGCCCGAGCAGGCCGAAGTTTACGAGTACACCGGCGCCTACACGTATTTGAACCAGGATCGCGGTGAGCATCTGTCGAAGATTCGCCTGGAGGAATGGGAGTCGCGTGCGAAGCGATTCTTCGGCGCGGGCGGCGTTCGAGGCGTCGATGCCGGCCGGCGCTTCGTGCTGACCGACCATCCGGAGCACGACCGCGATCCGGACCGCGAACGGGAATTCGCGGCCATCAAGGTCTCGCGGTATATCGAGAACAACCTGCCGCTGTCGGCTCAGGAAGCGGGCTTCCCGCATAGCTTGCAGAACCGGCTGGCACAGGCCAAAGCCGGTTGCGCGGACGAGGCCGCGTTCAGGGTCGCGCATGAGGACGGCTCGGCGGGTTTCTATCTCGTCGAAGTCGAAGCGCAGCGCGCGACGGTGCCGTACCGCAGTCCGTTCGAGCACGGGAAGCCGGTGATGCAGCTCGAGACGGCCATCGTGGTCGGTCCGAGCGGCGAAGAGGTCTACACGGATGAACTGAACCGGATCAAGGTGATGTTCATCTGGGATCGACAGAATCCGGGCAACGAACGCGCATCATGCTGGGTGCGCGTCGCGCAGTCGGATACCGGCGGCGGCTACGGGAGCGTACACGTTCCGCGAGTCGGCGAGGAAGTGCTCGTCGGTTATCTCGGCGGGGACTGCGACAGGCCGATCGTCCTGCATCGCATCTACAACGGCGCGGTGAAGCCGCAATGGCATAGCGACGGGATCATGTCGGGCCATCGATCGAAGGAGTATTCGGGAGCCGGCTTCAACGAAATGGTGCTCGACGACGCGACCGGCCAGAATCGCGCGCGCCTGTTCAGCAGCAGTGCGAATTCGCTGCTTCACGTCGGCTACCTGATCGAACAGAACGGCAATACGCGCGGTGCGTATCTCGGCACCGGCTTCGACTTGCGGACCGATGCCTACGGCGCGGTGCGTGCCGGGCAGGGGCTGTACGTCACGACGCATCCGAAGCAGGCGAGCAGCCAGCCGCTCGACGTCAGCGAGGCGCAGCAACAGCTCGTCAATGCCGAAGGCCTGATCGAGGCAATGTCGCAGGCGAGCCAGATGCATCAGGCGGAAAGCCTCGGCGACGGTCACGACGCACTGAAGGCCTTCACCGGCGCGACGCAGAACAGCGTGCAGGGTTCGTCGTCGGGAGGCAGGACCGCGGGCGGCGGCACCGGCAGCGCGAATGCATTCAAGGAACCTGTGATGCTGTTTGGCAGTCCGGCGGGCGTGGCGCTGTCGACGCAGCAGAGCACGCACGTGGCCGCGGACCGGCACGTCAACCTCGTCAGCGGTCAGAGCACGCATATCGCCAGCGGTAAATCGCTGGTGGCGAGCGTCAAGCAGAAGCTCAGCCTGTTCGTGCAGAACGCGGGCATGAAGCTCTTTGCCGCAAAGGGCGACGTCGAGATACAGGCGCAGAACGACAACATCGAGATGGTTGCACAGAAGACCGTCAAGCTGTTGTCGGCGACTGCGACGCTCGAAGGCGTCGCGAAGCAGGAAATCCTGCTGACGTCGGGCGGCGCGTATATCCGGATCAAGGACGGCAACATCGAGATTCACGCGCCGGGCAAGGTCGACGTGAAGGGGGGCGAGCACGCGTTCAGCGGGCCGACGAGCCTCCACAAGACGTTCAAGATGGAAGGCAAGAAGGCGGACATGCGGATTCGCTATGTCGATGCGGACGGGAATGTGCCGCATGGGGAGCCGATCAAGTTCACGACCGAGGACGGGACCGTGCATAGCGTCGCGCTCGACGCCGAAGGCAGGGCGGAGTTGAAGGACATCGATTTTGATCAGTTTGTGGCCAATCAGATCACGCGATCGGGAGAGTAA
- the tssA gene encoding type VI secretion system protein TssA: MPINLPELLTPISDASPSGDDLLFSNEFDAIQDARRYDDPTLDQGEWVTEIKEADWGFVVDHAGELLRTRTKDLRLAVWLTEALALEDGITGLTEGYALLEGLCRDFWDTFHPLPEDDDTEHRLGNVAWLSGRTAELLRAVPMTDGASNAFSTLDWEVAQHVAQAIKRDPEHADDIARGKPSIEQIDSSRRVTSIAFYTALLANLKAFEFALDAFEERLVERAGDSAPSFRQARDAFETVYRLAERFAREQGYTGAQQQAQSQAAPPAAQERIEPSFGAPHYTEETLVQQQPVLRPATQMIAGIQNRAQAVDQLRAVARYFRQTEPHSPVAYLADKAAEWADMPLHKWLESVVKDDGAMSHLRELLGVKRDES, from the coding sequence ATGCCGATCAATCTCCCCGAGCTGCTGACGCCGATCAGCGATGCGTCGCCCAGCGGCGACGACCTGCTGTTTTCGAACGAATTCGACGCGATCCAGGACGCGCGGCGCTATGACGATCCGACGCTCGACCAGGGCGAATGGGTGACCGAGATCAAGGAGGCCGACTGGGGCTTCGTCGTCGATCACGCGGGCGAGCTGCTGCGCACGCGCACGAAGGACCTGCGGCTCGCCGTATGGCTGACCGAGGCGCTCGCGCTCGAGGACGGCATCACCGGCCTCACCGAAGGCTATGCGCTGCTCGAGGGCCTGTGCCGCGACTTCTGGGACACGTTCCACCCGCTGCCCGAAGACGACGACACCGAGCACCGGCTCGGCAACGTCGCGTGGCTGTCCGGCCGCACGGCCGAGCTGCTGCGAGCGGTGCCGATGACGGACGGCGCATCGAACGCATTCAGCACGCTCGACTGGGAAGTGGCGCAGCACGTCGCGCAGGCGATCAAGCGCGATCCCGAACATGCGGACGACATCGCACGCGGCAAGCCGTCGATCGAGCAGATCGATTCGTCGCGGCGCGTGACGTCGATCGCGTTCTACACCGCGCTGCTCGCGAACCTGAAGGCGTTCGAATTCGCGCTCGATGCATTCGAGGAGCGGCTCGTCGAGCGCGCGGGCGATTCGGCGCCGAGCTTCCGGCAGGCGCGCGACGCGTTCGAGACCGTGTACCGGCTCGCCGAGCGCTTTGCGCGCGAGCAGGGTTATACGGGCGCGCAGCAGCAGGCGCAGTCGCAAGCGGCGCCGCCGGCGGCGCAGGAGCGCATCGAGCCGAGTTTCGGCGCCCCGCATTACACGGAGGAGACCCTCGTGCAGCAGCAGCCCGTTTTGCGTCCGGCGACGCAGATGATCGCCGGCATCCAGAACCGTGCGCAGGCCGTCGACCAGTTGCGCGCGGTCGCCCGCTATTTCCGCCAGACCGAGCCGCACAGCCCGGTCGCGTATCTTGCCGACAAGGCGGCCGAATGGGCCGACATGCCGCTGCACAAGTGGCTCGAGAGCGTCGTGAAGGACGACGGGGCGATGTCGCATCTTCGTGAGCTGTTGGGGGTGAAACGGGACGAGTCGTAA
- the tssH gene encoding type VI secretion system ATPase TssH: MSTPLKTLITKLNPLCRHATERAASACLARGHYEVDLEHLFLALLDEATGDLPLALRASRVDPHALHADLERELTRLKTGNTRTPVFSVHLIALFEQAWLIASLDSQLGRIRSGHLLLALLTAPDLAQFAQRMSSRFAEMNVTDLKHKFDEIMAGSSEAEPRQADDDGSDVAPATEGFAPAAGPSKTPALDTYTTNLTQRARDGKIDPVIGREAEIRQAIDILMRRRQNNPIMTGEAGVGKTAVVEGLALRIAADDVPPPLRGVALHVLDMGLLQAGASVKGEFENRLKSVIDEVKKSAHPIILFIDEAHTIIGAGGQAGQNDAANLLKPALARGELRTIAATTWSEYKKYFEKDAALARRFQVVKVEEPSEPLAAAMLRGMSGLMEKHFNVRILDDAITEAVRLSHRYISGRQLPDKAISVLDTACAKVALAHSATPAAIDDTKKRIERIDAEIASLEREAAGGAAHDERLGELRGARDTALEQLAKDEARYEAERAIVAEITELRDTLDKARGPSEDGQPVDVQAARDKLAERVAALHALQGGEPMVPLQVDGHVVAEIVAAWTGIPLGRMVKDEIDTVLNLQPLLTARVIGQDHALDAIAQRVRTATANLEDPNKPRGVFMFVGPSGVGKTETALALADILYGGERKMVTINMSEYQEAHSVSGLKGSPPGYVGYGEGGVLTEAVRRNPYSVVLLDEVEKAHPDVLEMFFQVFDKGAMDDAEGREIDFRNTLIILTSNVGSAAVMQACLNKPAEELPDPDALAETLRPQLYKTFKPAFLGRMKVVPYYPISDDVLAEIIELKLERIRRRIEANHKAAFEWDESLVDAVLARCTEVDSGARNVDHILNGTLLPEIAGHVLGRIADGAAIARIAVRADEAGEFTYTVE, translated from the coding sequence ATGAGCACGCCCCTGAAGACCCTGATCACGAAACTGAACCCGCTGTGCCGCCACGCGACCGAGCGTGCGGCGAGCGCGTGCCTGGCGCGCGGCCACTACGAGGTCGATCTCGAGCACCTGTTTCTCGCGTTGCTCGACGAAGCGACGGGCGACCTGCCGCTCGCATTGCGCGCGAGCCGCGTCGATCCGCATGCGCTGCATGCCGATCTCGAACGCGAGCTGACGCGCCTGAAGACGGGCAACACGCGTACGCCGGTGTTCTCCGTGCATCTGATCGCGCTGTTCGAGCAGGCGTGGCTGATCGCATCGCTCGATTCGCAGCTCGGCCGCATCCGTTCGGGGCACCTGCTGCTCGCGCTGCTGACCGCGCCGGATCTCGCGCAGTTCGCGCAACGGATGTCGTCGCGGTTCGCGGAAATGAACGTGACGGACCTGAAGCACAAGTTCGACGAAATCATGGCCGGATCGAGCGAGGCCGAGCCGCGTCAGGCGGACGACGACGGCAGCGACGTCGCGCCGGCCACCGAAGGCTTTGCGCCCGCCGCCGGCCCGTCGAAGACGCCCGCGCTCGACACGTACACGACCAACCTCACGCAGCGTGCCCGCGACGGCAAGATCGACCCGGTGATCGGCCGCGAAGCCGAGATCCGCCAGGCGATCGACATCCTGATGCGTCGCCGCCAGAACAACCCGATCATGACCGGCGAGGCCGGTGTCGGCAAAACGGCGGTCGTCGAGGGCCTCGCGCTGCGCATCGCGGCCGACGACGTGCCGCCGCCGTTGCGCGGCGTCGCGCTGCACGTGCTGGACATGGGCCTGCTGCAGGCCGGCGCGAGCGTGAAGGGCGAGTTCGAGAACCGCCTGAAGAGCGTGATCGACGAGGTGAAGAAGAGCGCGCACCCGATCATCCTGTTCATCGACGAGGCGCACACGATCATCGGCGCGGGCGGCCAGGCCGGCCAGAACGACGCTGCGAACCTGCTGAAGCCGGCGCTCGCGCGCGGCGAGCTGCGCACGATCGCCGCGACGACGTGGAGCGAATACAAGAAGTATTTCGAGAAGGACGCGGCGCTTGCGCGGCGCTTCCAGGTCGTGAAGGTCGAGGAGCCGAGCGAGCCGCTCGCGGCCGCGATGCTGCGCGGGATGTCCGGCCTGATGGAAAAACACTTCAACGTGCGGATCCTCGACGATGCGATCACCGAGGCCGTGCGCCTGTCGCACCGCTACATCAGCGGCCGCCAGCTGCCGGACAAGGCGATCAGCGTGCTCGATACCGCGTGCGCGAAGGTCGCGCTCGCGCACAGCGCGACGCCGGCGGCGATCGACGACACGAAGAAGCGCATCGAGCGGATCGACGCGGAAATCGCGTCGCTGGAGCGCGAGGCGGCCGGCGGCGCGGCGCACGACGAGCGGCTCGGCGAGCTGCGCGGCGCGCGCGACACGGCGCTCGAACAACTGGCGAAGGACGAAGCGCGTTATGAAGCCGAGCGCGCGATCGTCGCCGAAATCACCGAACTGCGCGATACGCTCGACAAGGCACGCGGCCCGTCGGAAGACGGCCAGCCGGTCGACGTGCAGGCTGCCCGCGACAAGCTCGCCGAGCGCGTCGCGGCGCTGCACGCGCTGCAGGGCGGCGAGCCGATGGTGCCGCTGCAGGTCGACGGCCATGTCGTCGCCGAGATCGTCGCCGCGTGGACGGGCATTCCGCTCGGCCGGATGGTGAAGGACGAGATCGACACCGTGCTGAACCTGCAGCCGCTGCTCACCGCGCGCGTGATCGGCCAGGACCATGCGCTCGACGCGATCGCGCAGCGCGTGCGCACCGCGACCGCGAACCTCGAGGATCCGAACAAGCCGCGCGGCGTGTTCATGTTCGTCGGGCCGTCGGGCGTCGGCAAGACCGAGACGGCGCTCGCGCTGGCCGACATCCTGTACGGCGGCGAGCGCAAGATGGTCACGATCAACATGAGCGAGTACCAGGAAGCGCACAGCGTGTCGGGCCTGAAGGGCTCGCCGCCGGGCTACGTCGGCTACGGCGAAGGCGGCGTGCTGACCGAGGCCGTGCGCCGCAACCCGTATTCGGTCGTGTTGCTCGACGAGGTCGAGAAGGCGCACCCCGACGTGCTCGAGATGTTCTTCCAGGTGTTCGACAAGGGCGCGATGGACGATGCCGAAGGGCGCGAGATCGACTTCCGCAACACGCTGATCATCCTGACGTCGAACGTCGGCTCCGCCGCGGTGATGCAGGCGTGCCTGAACAAGCCGGCCGAGGAACTGCCCGATCCGGATGCGCTTGCCGAGACGCTGCGCCCGCAGTTGTACAAGACGTTCAAGCCCGCGTTCCTCGGGCGGATGAAGGTCGTGCCGTACTACCCGATTTCCGACGACGTGCTGGCCGAGATCATCGAGCTGAAGCTCGAGCGGATCCGCCGCCGGATCGAGGCGAACCACAAGGCCGCGTTCGAATGGGACGAGTCGCTCGTCGACGCGGTGCTCGCGCGCTGCACCGAAGTCGATTCGGGCGCCCGCAACGTCGACCACATCCTGAACGGCACGCTGCTGCCGGAGATTGCGGGCCACGTGCTCGGCCGGATCGCCGACGGCGCGGCCATCGCGCGCATCGCGGTGCGCGCGGACGAGGCCGGCGAATTCACGTACACCGTCGAATGA
- the tssG gene encoding type VI secretion system baseplate subunit TssG — MQAPDRRIDPGVVDALLDEPHRFEFFQAVRVLEGLFARQASDAPGAWRQGDVVAQRIEFRNTLSLGFPPSEIEGARSFDGDGTQLKTDEQRGAALAAGELGHVELTPAFFGLLGGQGALPLHYTEQIVAREHLKRDHAARAFFDVFSNRATALFYAAWKKYRLPFHYELDRDERYLPLLLAIAGVPSDEVRDSLAAGVGGVLDEAVAGYALAARHRPMSAAYLQRTLSDYFRVPVKIDQFVGKWYDVPPDQLSVLGEVNAVLGATALVGERVWQRDMRARIVVGPLSKRDYEAFLPGGAQAVALERMLTLLAGVTLEYEVKLVLKRTEVGASVLGAGSRLGWDAFLCTRDALEDRSDARYELHVIH; from the coding sequence ATGCAAGCCCCGGACCGGCGAATCGATCCTGGCGTAGTCGACGCACTGCTCGACGAACCGCACCGCTTCGAGTTCTTCCAGGCCGTGCGCGTGCTCGAAGGGCTGTTCGCGCGGCAGGCGTCGGATGCACCCGGCGCGTGGCGGCAGGGCGACGTGGTCGCGCAGCGCATCGAATTCCGCAACACGCTGTCGCTCGGCTTTCCGCCGAGCGAGATCGAAGGTGCGCGCTCGTTCGACGGCGACGGCACGCAACTGAAGACGGACGAGCAGCGCGGCGCCGCGCTCGCGGCCGGCGAGCTCGGCCACGTCGAGCTGACGCCCGCGTTCTTCGGGCTGCTTGGCGGGCAGGGCGCGCTGCCGCTGCATTACACCGAGCAGATCGTCGCGCGCGAGCACCTGAAGCGCGACCATGCGGCGCGCGCATTCTTCGACGTGTTCTCGAACCGCGCGACCGCGCTGTTCTATGCCGCGTGGAAGAAATACCGGCTGCCGTTCCATTACGAGCTCGATCGCGACGAACGCTATCTGCCGCTGCTGCTCGCGATCGCGGGCGTGCCGAGCGACGAAGTGCGCGACAGCCTCGCGGCCGGCGTGGGCGGCGTGCTCGACGAGGCCGTTGCCGGTTATGCGCTGGCCGCGCGGCACCGGCCGATGTCGGCGGCATACCTGCAGCGCACGCTGTCCGACTATTTCCGCGTGCCGGTGAAGATCGACCAGTTCGTCGGCAAGTGGTACGACGTGCCGCCCGACCAACTGAGCGTGCTCGGCGAGGTCAACGCGGTACTCGGCGCGACGGCGCTCGTCGGCGAACGCGTATGGCAGCGCGACATGCGCGCGCGGATCGTCGTCGGCCCGCTGTCCAAGCGCGACTACGAGGCATTCCTGCCCGGCGGCGCGCAGGCCGTCGCACTGGAGCGGATGCTGACGCTGCTCGCCGGCGTCACGCTCGAATACGAGGTGAAGCTCGTGCTCAAGCGCACCGAGGTCGGCGCGAGCGTGCTCGGCGCGGGCTCGCGGCTCGGCTGGGACGCGTTCCTGTGCACGCGCGACGCGCTCGAGGATCGCTCCGATGCGCGCTACGAACTGCACGTGATTCACTGA
- the tssE gene encoding type VI secretion system baseplate subunit TssE: MKRFEPSFLDKLFDDEPHLPASAAMRQLSLDELKNTVARDVEAILNTRIAHTENELAALPECQKSVLTYGLNDFAGLSLASHYDRAFICKSIQQAIARHEPRLQQVQVTFELNEQATNALYFAIQALLVVHPAEEPVSFDAMLQPSTLQYSVTRARAARMQ; encoded by the coding sequence ATGAAACGATTCGAACCCAGTTTTCTCGACAAGCTGTTCGACGACGAACCGCATCTGCCGGCCTCGGCAGCGATGCGGCAATTGTCGCTGGACGAGCTGAAGAACACGGTCGCCCGCGACGTCGAGGCGATCCTCAACACCCGTATCGCCCACACCGAGAACGAGCTGGCCGCGCTGCCGGAGTGCCAGAAGTCGGTGCTGACGTACGGGCTGAACGATTTTGCAGGGCTGAGCCTGGCGAGTCACTACGACCGCGCGTTCATCTGCAAGTCGATCCAGCAGGCCATCGCGCGCCACGAGCCGCGCCTGCAGCAGGTGCAGGTGACGTTCGAGCTGAACGAGCAGGCCACCAACGCGCTCTATTTCGCGATCCAGGCGCTGCTCGTCGTGCACCCGGCCGAGGAGCCGGTGAGTTTCGACGCGATGCTGCAGCCGTCGACGCTGCAGTATTCGGTCACGCGCGCACGCGCCGCAAGAATGCAGTAA